The nucleotide sequence TACTGCAAATATTGGTATTAATGAAACTATTAAAGATGGTGTTTTTATGTTTACTTTGGTATCAGTATCCATTTTCATCCCCTTAATCTTTGCGACATAGAAAAGAAAGTAAACTTTATTATACATAGTCGCGCTAAGTTAACTATTTACAGACTTCTTTTAATAAATCTGAGAATATTTTCATCCCCTTGTGAATTTCTTCTATAGATGGTACTGTGTAATTTAATCTAATAGTATTTTTTGCTCCATCATTTGCATAGAATGGAGCACCAGGAATAAAAGCTACTCCTCGCTTTATAGCTTCATCTAATAATAAATTTGCATCCATACCTTCTGGAAGTTCTAACCACATAAACATTCCGCCTTCTGGATCTGTATACTTAATTGATTTAGGAAAATCATTTTTTATGTGTTCAATCATTGCATCACATTTTTCTTTGTATAAACGCTGTATTTTCTCTACATGTTTGTCAATATCATATGTAGTCATATATTCATATACCTGAAGCTGAGCAAATTGGTTACATTGTAAATCTAGACCTTCTTTTAATTTCTCTGCATAGTTTGCAATTGCCTTATCAGCACATATATAAGCAACTCTTAGCCCAGGACATAGAATCTTTGAAAAAGATCCAAGGTACATAACTTTGTTCTGAGTATCCATTGATTTTAAACTTGGTATAAATTCTCCCTTAAATCTGATTTCTCCATAAGGATTATCCTCAACAACTACTACATCATATTTATTGACTACTTCCATAAATTCTTTTCTTCTGTTATATGACCATGCCTTTCCAGTAGGATTCTGAAAATTAGGTATTACATAAATAATCTTAACACTATCATTTTCTTTTAATTTCTTTTCTAAATCAGCAATTACCATACCTTCATCATCAGTATCAACACCCATAAAAACTGCACCATAAGGTCTACATGCATTAATCCCACCAAGATAACTAGGGCTTTCTGTCAATACAATATCGCCTTCATCAATAAACATCATAGCAGCAAGTGATAATCCTTGCTGAGAACCAGTAGTCATGGTAACGTTTTCTTTAGTACAATTAATTAGTTCTTTTTCATTTAATCTCTCTGCTAGTTTTTCTAGTAATGGAGCATAGCCTTTTGTAAGTCCATATTGAAAAGCTGTCTTTCCTTTATTGTCTATTACATTTAAAGTTGCTTGTCTTAAATCATCCATCGGAAATAAATCCGGATCAGGCAAACCCGCAGCAAATGATATTACTCCTGGCTTGCTAACTATTTTTTTCTGTACAGCTCTTATTGCTGAAGCCTTTAACCTATCCATTTTAATTGAAAATCTCATTTCATTACCTCCTATTCATCCGCTGATAAGCATGCCAACGCTATTGAATTAATTTTTATTTCAGGTGTATCTGATCTTGAACCAAGTATTACCGGAGCTTTTGCACCTAGAACTATTCCTGCCCATTTGGCATCATTAAATTTAAGCCATGATTTACCTAAAACGTTACCAGTTTCGATATTAGGAAATACTAGCAGGTCTACATCACCGGCAATTTTACTATCAATTCCTTTGTGTTTTGCAGCATATGCATCAAATGCTACATCAAATGCAATTGGTCCTTCTGCAATACATGATGGTATTTCACCCTTGTCCACCATATCTACTAAATCCTTAGCATCTACAGTAGATTTAACCTTTGGATTCACCATTTCATTAGCTGTTAATATTGCAGTCTTTGGATTTTCGAATCCGAGATTTTTCATTGCCAACAGTACATTAGTCATTATATCTTTTTTTTGAGATAAGTCTGGAGATACATTTATACCACTATCTGTACAATATATTAATTTATGATACTGCGGCAATTCATAAACTGCTAACAAACTCAATAATCTTCCCGTTCTTAATCCATAATCTCTATTTAACACTCCACGCATATAAGTAGCTGTATTGACTAATCCCTTCATCAATATTTTTGCATTGCCATCTCTCACGAGTTTAACAGCTGTTTTTATTGATTCTTCTTCATTATGACAGTCAATTACTTTATAATTTGTAAATTCGATTTTATTAGCAATTTCATCTATTTTTTCTTGATTTCCTACTAGAATTGGTTCAATAAAGCCCAATCTTGCAGCGTCTCGTACAGCAGTCATAACAGCCTCATCTTCAGCGACAGCTACACTCACAACGCTAGGCTTAATCTTACTAACTTTTTTAATTAATTCATCAAAATTTTTAATCATTAGCTCCTCCACATATTAATATACTTTAGGTTCTTCCTCGCATCTTAATACTCGCAGTGCACCAAGGGCAAGCGCTTTCATTTCCATTTCACCTGGTATTACTTCAACTGGTGCTATGAATTTTACTCTCTTAATTACTTCTCTAACTACACGTTCAGAATATGCAATTCCGCCTGTAAGTATTATTCTATCAACATTTCCATATAGACTTGCTGCATACCTTGATATCTCTTTAGATACTTGATACATAAAGGCATCTAATACTAATATTGCTTTTTCATCACCATTATCATATCTCTTTTCAATTTCAATCATATCTTTAGTTCCAAGATAGTCATACATTCCACAGTAGCCGCTTATTCTTTTTATAAATTCTTCTCTCGTATATTTACCTGAATAGCAAAGCTCTACAAGCTGATACGATAGTAATCCTCCGCATCTTT is from Abyssisolibacter fermentans and encodes:
- a CDS encoding PLP-dependent aminotransferase family protein, with the protein product MRFSIKMDRLKASAIRAVQKKIVSKPGVISFAAGLPDPDLFPMDDLRQATLNVIDNKGKTAFQYGLTKGYAPLLEKLAERLNEKELINCTKENVTMTTGSQQGLSLAAMMFIDEGDIVLTESPSYLGGINACRPYGAVFMGVDTDDEGMVIADLEKKLKENDSVKIIYVIPNFQNPTGKAWSYNRRKEFMEVVNKYDVVVVEDNPYGEIRFKGEFIPSLKSMDTQNKVMYLGSFSKILCPGLRVAYICADKAIANYAEKLKEGLDLQCNQFAQLQVYEYMTTYDIDKHVEKIQRLYKEKCDAMIEHIKNDFPKSIKYTDPEGGMFMWLELPEGMDANLLLDEAIKRGVAFIPGAPFYANDGAKNTIRLNYTVPSIEEIHKGMKIFSDLLKEVCK
- a CDS encoding bifunctional enoyl-CoA hydratase/phosphate acetyltransferase codes for the protein MIKNFDELIKKVSKIKPSVVSVAVAEDEAVMTAVRDAARLGFIEPILVGNQEKIDEIANKIEFTNYKVIDCHNEEESIKTAVKLVRDGNAKILMKGLVNTATYMRGVLNRDYGLRTGRLLSLLAVYELPQYHKLIYCTDSGINVSPDLSQKKDIMTNVLLAMKNLGFENPKTAILTANEMVNPKVKSTVDAKDLVDMVDKGEIPSCIAEGPIAFDVAFDAYAAKHKGIDSKIAGDVDLLVFPNIETGNVLGKSWLKFNDAKWAGIVLGAKAPVILGSRSDTPEIKINSIALACLSADE